The Bombus huntii isolate Logan2020A chromosome 1, iyBomHunt1.1, whole genome shotgun sequence genome contains a region encoding:
- the LOC126868462 gene encoding 3-phosphoinositide-dependent protein kinase 1 isoform X7 — MSPPTNDVTNGVVAPPNTLAPRVSPTTNPALTTINPPTHKRTPKDFIFGKAIGEGSFSTVYLAKDIHTGKEYAIKVCDKRHIIKEKKTEYVKREKEVLNMLAGAKHSFVRLFCTFQDVERLYFVLSYAKNGELLPYINKVGSFDIECTKFYSAEILRALEYLHGLGIIHRDLKPENILLDEKMHVLITDFGSAKILKDPETVVTHPATDDSQQQQQQQQQQPYRRERRGSFVGTAQYVSPELLTDKTSRASDLWALGCIIYQMVAGLPPFRSRSEYMIFQKILKLEYEIPDGFCELARSLVSQLLVLEPSQRLGAQDEHGAGYPSIRAHPFFEGVDFETLHEQTPPPIYPYLPGTSENEELRSQYRVPDHLEPGLDDKQLTRLLGLGIGEDDDDDDDEDTTTEREKPAQPSTVVEKPRRTRTTADGSNIADLTPEEIRNRLEKQRASNQWDCFVEGNLILKQGFVNKRKGLFARRRMLLLTTGPHLYYVDSVNMVLKGEIPWSPELRVEPKSFKIFFVHTPNRTYYLEDPEGFALEWCRAIENMRVHYYGLQESTA; from the exons ATGTCTCCACCAACGAACGACGTGACCAATGGCGTGGTAGCGCCACCCAACACCTTGGCGCCCCGGGTTTCGCCGACCACGAACCCGGCCCTTACCACCATCAACCCGCCAACGCACAAGCGGACTCCCAAGGACTTCATCTTTGGCAAGGCGATCGGCGAGGGAAGCTTCTCCACC GTTTACCTCGCCAAAGATATCCATACTGGGAAGGAGTACGCGATAAAAGTGTGTGATAAGCGTCACATCATCAAGGAGAAGAAAACGGAGTACGTGAAGCGGGAGAAGGAGGTGCTAAACATGCTCGCGGGCGCGAAACACTCGTTCGTGCGCCTGTTTTGCACCTTCCAAGACGTCGAAAGACTCTATTTCGTTCTATCGTACGCGAAAAACGGTGAGCTCCTGCCGTATATCAACAAGGTGGGCTCGTTCGACATCGAGTGTACCAAGTTCTACTCGGCGGAGATCCTTCGCGCTCTCGAGTACCTTCACGGGCTCGGCATCATCCATCGCGATCTCAAGCCGGAGAATATATTGTTGGACGAGAAGATGCACGTGCTCATCACCGACTTTGGTAGCGCGAAGATTCTCAAGGACCCGGAGACAGTGGTAACGCACCCCGCAACGGACGATtcgcagcagcagcaacagcagcagcagcaacaaccGTACCGAAGAGAACGCAGGGGTTCGTTCGTTGGTACCGCCCAATACGTATCTCCGGAGCTCTTAACCGACAAGACGAGCAGAGCCTCCGATCTCTGGGCCCTCGGCTGTATAATCTACCAGATGGTCGCTGGTCTGCCACCGTTCCGCTCTAGGAGCGAGTACATGATATTCCAAAAGATCCTGAAACTCGAGTACGAAATCCCTGACGGATTCTGCGAGCTGGCGAGATCCCTCGTCAGTCAGCTGTTGGTGCTCGAGCCATCGCAGAGATTGGGTGCCCAGGACGAACATGGTGCCGGATATCCCAGCATCAGGGCGCATCCGTTCTTCGAGGGTGTCGACTTTGAAACCCTCCACGAGCAGACACCACCGCCGATCTATCCCTACCTACCCGGTACCTCTGAGAACGAGGAGCTTAGGTCGCAGTACAGGGTTCCCGATCATCTGGAACCCGGCCTCGACGACAAACAGCTCACGAGGCTTCTTGGTCTGGGCATTGGCGaagacgatgacgacgacgacgatgaagataCCACCACCGAGCGCGAGAAACCCGCGCAACCCAGTACGGTCGTCGAGAAACCGAGAAGAACGAGGACCACTGCTGACGGTAGTAACATCGCCGATCTAACGCCGGAGGAGATCAGAAACCGGCTAGAGAAGCAACGTGCCTCGAACCAGTGGGACTGCTTCGTCGAGGGCAACCTGATACTGAAGCAGGGCTTCGTCAACAAGAGGAAAGGTCTCTTTGCTAGACGAAGGATGCTCCTGCTCACTACCGGACCACACCTATATTACGTCGATTCTGTAAACATGGTGCTGAAGGGCGAGATACCCTGGAGTCCGGAACTTAGGGTCGAGCCGAAGAGCTTCAAGATCTTCTTCGTCCACACG CCAAACAGAACGTACTATCTCGAAGATCCCGAAGGATTCGCATTGGAGTGGTGTAGAGCGATCGAGAATATGCGAGTCCATTACTACGGCCTGCAGGAGTCCACCGCTTAA